The Triticum aestivum cultivar Chinese Spring chromosome 3A, IWGSC CS RefSeq v2.1, whole genome shotgun sequence genome includes a region encoding these proteins:
- the LOC123057710 gene encoding uncharacterized protein: MCFEFSSCFGGGRTDDYGGERSSHGGCGGRRRGRRGYGENRSGYNATAADHKPDAAYDHQRALDEQGHKAHHDVAGKPDHAAVVAGAGGHGYYAAYAPDKAHDAPKLPAWHNKVVDDAGYAYNTARLRHQAAPDHREHAHAAMDYHHYPSTTTTLVRY; encoded by the coding sequence ATGTGCTTCGAGTTCAGCTCCTGTTTCGGCGGCGGCAGGACGGACGACTACGGCGGCGAGCGGTCCAGCCATGGCGGCTGCGGCGGCCGTCGCCGCGGCCGCAGGGGGTACGGCGAGAACAGGAGCGGCTacaacgccaccgccgccgaccacAAGCCGGACGCGGCCTACGACCACCAGCGGGCTCTTGATGAGCAGGGGCACAAGGCCCACCATGACGTCGCGGGGAAACCTGACCAcgccgccgtggtcgccggcgccgGTGGCCACGGCTATTACGCCGCCTACGCACCAGACAAGGCCCATGACGCACCGAAGCTTCCTGCGTGGCACAACAAGGTTGTCGACGACGCCGGCTACGCCTACAACACGGCGCGCCTCCGCCATCAGGCTGCTCCTGATCATAGGGAGCATGCGCACGCCGCCATGGATTACCACCACTACCCAAGCACTACTACCACTCTTGTAAGGTACTAG